One segment of Rosa chinensis cultivar Old Blush chromosome 6, RchiOBHm-V2, whole genome shotgun sequence DNA contains the following:
- the LOC112168836 gene encoding oleoyl-acyl carrier protein thioesterase 1, chloroplastic: MMKLSCNAVDQIHGGAQCRFLGPQKSRPGFALRRKEAPPSIVTYSCGGSSSSRRGIVAVVSDRGAVGAENGPGRVEPISLADRLRQGSLAEDGKSYRECFIVRSYEVGMNKTATVETIANLLQEVGCNHAQVVGFSTDGFATTTTMRELHLIWVTARMHIEIYKYPAWSDVVEIETWCQGEGRIGTRRDWILKDYATGQVIGRATSKWVMMNQDTRRLQKVSDDVREEHLAFAPRELRLAFPEKNNSSLKKIAKLEDPAQYSRLGLVPRRADLDMNQHVNNVTYIGWVLESMPQEVIDSHELQTITLDYRRECQQDDIVDSLTNVENAEASLKGTNGSPAATENQNDYHQFLHLLRISGDGSEINRGRTVWRKKPARR, from the exons ATGATGAAGCTTTCCTGCAATGCGGTGGACCAAATCCACGGCGGGGCCCAATGCCGCTTCTTGGGCCCGCAGAAGTCCCGGCCCGGCTTCGCTCTCCGCCGGAAAGAAGCTCCGCCTTCGATTGTTACGTACAGCTGCGGTGGTTCGTCTTCGTCGAGGAGGGGGATTGTGGCGGTGGTGTCGGACCGGGGAGCCGTGGGCGCCGAGAATgggccgggtcgggtcgagcCCATCAGCCTGGCGGACAGGCTGAGGCAGGGGAGCTTGGCGGAGGACGGCAAGTCGTATAGGGAGTGCTTTATAGTCAGGAGCTATGAGGTTGGGATGAACAAGACTGCTACCGTGGAGACGATTGCCAATCTGTTGCAG GAGGTTGGATGCAACCATGCTCAAGTTGTGGGATTTTCAACCGACGGGTTTGCAACGACAACCACCATGAGGGAATTGCATCTAATATGGGTCACTGCTCGCATGCACATTGAAATCTACAAATATCCAGCTTG GAGTGATGTTGTTGAAATAGAAACGTGGTGCCAAGGGGAAGGGAGAATTGGAACTAGACGTGATTGGATACTTAAGGACTATGCCACTGGGCAAGTCATTGGAAGAGCGACAAG TAAGTGGGTGATGATGAACCAAGACACTAGGAGGCTTCAGAAAGTCAGTGATGATGTTCGCGAAGAGCATCTAGCTTTTGCTCCACGAGAGCTAAG ATTAGCATTCCCAGAGAAGAACAATAGTAGCTTGAAGAAAATAGCTAAACTAGAAGATCCTGCTCAGTATTCCAGACTAGGACTCGTG CCAAGGAGAGCAGACCTGGACATGAACCAGCATGTTAATAATGTCACCTACATAGGATGGGTTCTAGAG AGCATGCCTCAAGAAGTCATTGATAGCCATGAACTCCAGACTATCACCTTAGATTACAGGCGAGAGTGTCAACAAGATGACATAGTCGATTCCCTTACTAATGTAGAAAATGCTGAAGCGAGTTTGAAGGGAACAAATGGGTCTCCTGCTGCAACAGAAAATCAAAATGACTACCATCAGTTTTTGCATCTACTGAGAATATCAGGCGATGGATCAGAAATAAACAGAGGACGCACAGTGTGGAGAAAGAAACCGGCAAGACGATAA
- the LOC112171448 gene encoding dormancy-associated protein 2-like, producing the protein MEKAKALLIVTLLLVTFLVGSKAAGRELKPKEEVYTPQWFWGWGFPWWGLGHGFGWGFHPWLGGLNHRLKDTPHGYGGKGDIPYDHNKGNGKGDGDGNGEKGDIPDHGGDGQNGDGGKYP; encoded by the coding sequence ATGGAGAAAGCAAAGGCATTGCTCATTGTCACACTACTCCTTGTGACATTTCTGGTGGGTTCTAAAGCTGCAGGAAGGGAGCTGAAACCGAAAGAGGAGGTCTATACCCCTCAATGGTTCTGGGGATGGGGATTTCCTTGGTGGGGGCTCGGACATGGATTTGGGTGGGGATTTCATCCTTGGCTCGGTGGCTTAAACCATAGGCTTAAGGACACTCCACATGGCTATGGTGGGAAAGGTGACATTCCTTATGATCATAACAAAGGCAATGGCAAAGGCGATGGCGATGGCAATGGCGAGAAAGGTGACATTCCTGATCATGGAGGCGATGGTCAAAATGGAGATGGTGGCAAGTATCCATAG